In the genome of Nonomuraea sp. NBC_00507, the window GTGGTGCCGCAGCTCAAAACCATCACGCTCGGCGGCGCCGTGACGGGGCTCGGCATAGAGTCCACGAGCTTCAGGGACGGGCTGCCGCACGAGTCGGTCGAGGAGCTCGAGATCCTCACCGGCGACGGGCGCGTCGTCGTGGCCCGCCCCGACAACGAGCACAGCGACCTCTTCCGCGCCTTCCCCAACTCCTACGGCACGCTCGGCTACGCGTTGCGCATCAAGATCAGGCTGCGCAAGGTCCAGCCGTACGTGCACCTCACGCACGTCAAGTTCACCGACGCCGCCAAGTGCATGCTGGCCATGCAGGAGATCTGCGACACCATGGTGCACGACGGCGAAAGCATCGACTTCGTGGACGGGGTCTTCTTCGGCCCGGGCGAGATGTACCTCACGGTCGGCCGCTTCGCCGACCGCGCGCCCTACGCCTCCGACTACACCGGCATGCGCATCTACTACCAGTCGATCAGGCACCGCAGCCGCGACTGGTTGACCATCCGCGACTACCTGTGGCGCTGGGACACCGACTGGTTCTGGTGCTCGCGGGCCTTCGGCGTGCAGCAGCCGGTGGTGCGCTCGCTCATGCCGCGCCGCTGGATGCGCTCCGACGTCTACCGCCGCCTGGTCGCCCTCGACCGCAAATACGGCGTGACCGCCCGCGTCGACCGGTGGCGCAACCAGCCGGTCCAGGAATCGGTCATCCAGGACGTGGAGGTGCCGGTCGAGCGCGGGGCGGAGTTCCTGGAGTTCTTCCACGACAAGGTCGGGATGACGCCGGTGTGGATGTGCCCGCTGCGATCAGGCACCCGCTGGCCGCTCTATCCCCTCGAACCCGGCAAGCTCTACGTCAACTTCGGCTTCTGGGGAATGGTGCCGCTGCCACGGGGGCAGTTCGACGGCTACTACAACCGGCTCATCGAGCATGCGGTGCACGACCTCGACGGGCACAAGTCGCTCTATTCGACGTCCTTCTACGCCCGTGAGCAGTTCTGGCAGCTGTACAACGGCGACGCCTACTGGCCGGTCAAGCGGGAATACGACCCGAACGGGCGCCTGCTGGACCTGTACGACAAGTGTGTGCGGGGAAGGTGAGTGGATGGCTCTCGCAACCATCTTTGAGAAGATCGTCGGTACGGACGCGAACGTCGCGTTCCTGGCGTACGACGGCAGCAAGGCAGGGCCCGACGGGGCCGACATCACCCTTGAGGTCAAGTCCCCGATCGCGGTGGCCTATCTGGCGCAAGCCCCGGGGGAACTGGGCTTGGCCAGGGCGTACATCGCCGGTCACATCGACGTGCACGGCGACATGTACACATTGCTCGACCGCATGTGGAACATCACTACCAACGACCTGACAACATCCGAGAAGATCGCCGCTGTCCGCTCGCTGGGCGTCAAGCCGCTCCTCATGCGCGTGCCGCCGCCCCCACAGGAGATGCGGCAGAGCACGCTGGCCAAGCTCGGCTCCCGGCACGCCAAGCAACGCGACGCCGAGGCCATTCATCACCACTACGACGTCTCCAACCGCTTCTACGAGTGGGTCCTCGGCCCGTCGATGGCCTACACCTGCGCCGCCTTCCCCGAGGAGGACGCGACGCTGGAAGAGGCCCAGTACACCAAGTTCGACCTGGTGGCCCGCAAGCTGGGGCTCGAGCCCGGCATGCGCCTGCTGGACGTGGGCTGCGGCTGGGGCGGCATGGCCATGCACGCCGCCAAGCACTACGGCGTCAAGGTGCTCGGCGTGACGCTGAGCAAGCAGCAGGCGGAGTGGGCCCAGCAGGCCATCGCCGACGCGGGCCTGCAGGACCTGGCCGAAGTGCGCCACATGGACTACCGCGACGTCCGGGAGACCGGGTTCGACGCGGTCAGCTCCATCGGCCTCACCGAGCACATCGGCAAGGCGAACCTCCCGGCGTACTTCTCCTTCCTGTACAGCAAGCTCAAGCCCGGCGGCCGCCTCCTGAACCACTGCATCACCCGGCCGACCGGCAAGGAGAAGACGTTCAACAAGGGCGGCTTCATCAACAAATACGTCTTCCCCGACGGGGAGCTGGAGTCGGTGGGCCACCTCATCAGGGAGATGGAGGACGTCGGCTTCGAGATCCGCCACGAGGAGAACCTCCGGGAGCACTACGCGAAGACCCTGCGGCACTGGTGCGACAACCTGGACGCCAACTGGGAGGACGCGGTCCAGGAGGTCGGCATGGGCACGGCCCGCGTGTGGGCGCTCTACATGGCCGGCTGCATCGTCGGCTTCGAGCGCAACAAGGTCCAGCTCCACCAGGTCCTGGGCGTGAGACTGGACGAGCAGGGCCGCTCCGGCGTCCCCCTCCGCCCGTCCGTCACCTGGCCCTGAGTCCGATGGCAGTGTCCTTGCGTAATCTGCACGCTTGCGTGCAGATTACGCAAGGACGTCCAGGACCGCTTTGCCGCCGATCCGCCGGTCGAGCAGCGCCTGGCCGGCCTCGGCGAACCGCTCCCACGAACCACGCCAGTCCACCTCCGGCGACAGCTTTCCGGCCGCGACGAACCCGAGCAGCGTCGCCAGGTCTGGACCGACCTCATGAACGTCGCCGAAGGTGCTCATCGTCTTGGCCGGGCCGATGGAGAACAGCGAGTACGGCTCGAACACGGCGGGCTCGCCGGACGCCCACCCGATGTTCTGAACGCCCCCGCCCGGCGCGAGCAGCTTCCAGGCGTCGGCCAGCTGCGGCCCGCCCACGTTGTCCAGGATGAGGTCGACCGGCCGGTCGACGCCGTCCAGGCCGATCACCACTTCGTCGGCGCCCAACTTGGCGAGGCCCTCGGCACGGGCCGCCGAACCCACCGACGCGATGACGTGGGCGCCGCCGAGTGCCGCCAGCTGGACCGCGTACCGGCCGACCCCGCCTGCCGCGCCGGTGATCAGCACCCGCCGCCCCAGGATGGAACGGGACCGCAGGGTGCGCAGTGCGGTGACGCCGGCCATCGGGAGTGCGGCGGCGTCGGCCAGATCGACCTGTGCGGGGACCGCGGCCACGGCGGTGGTGTCCACCGCCATCCGCTCCGCCCAGGCTCCGGTGCCGAACGCCGCCACCCTGGTGCCCGGGACCGGTCCGCTGCCGTCCGCTGCCGGGTGGGTGACGACCCCGGCGGCGTCGTAGCCGTGCACGGTCCCCGGTGGCAGCTGCCCGGCGAAGGCCACCTCCCCGCGATTGAGTGAGATGTGCCGGACCTCGACCACCAGCTGGTGAGGCCCGGGCACCGGCTCGGCGGCCGTACCGAGGCGAAGGGAACCGGGTGCGTCCGGATCGACGATGAGAGCGCGCATGGCCATCTCCAGGTTCAGGGGATATATCCGGACTGTTGGTCCGGATAGTACGGCACGCTATCATATGCGGACTGATAGTCCGCAACAGGGAACAAGGATGGCAATGCCCGAAAACCGGACCGAAGACGGTCGTAGCGGGCGGCGCGTCGAGCGCGCCGATGCCGCGCGTAACCGCCACGCCGTTCTCCGTGCCACCGAGCAACTGCTGGCCGAGGGTGGCGGCGACCACGTGTCGCTCGATCGCGTCGCCGCCCTGGCCGGGGTCGGGAAAGGCACGGTGTTCCGCCGTTTCGGCAGCCGTGCGGGGCTGTTGCAGGCCCTCCTGGAGGAACGGTCACAGGACCTGCGCGACGCGATCACGAACGGCCCCCCGCCGCTCGGCCCAGGGGCGCCCGCGCGAGAGCGACTGCTGGCGTTCCTCGAGGGGCTGGGTGCGATCGCCGAGGGCAACGCCATTCTGCTGGCCGCCCACGAGCAGGCCTGCGCCGAGGACAAGTACGACGACCCCAGCTACCGCTTCTGGCACGCCCACGTGGGTGCCCTGCTCGCCGCCGAACGCTCCGACCTCGACGCGGACTTCCTGGCGCACGCCATCCTCGCGGTCTTCGACGGCGCCCTGATTCGCCACCTCACCCAGCCCGGCGACCCGCGCCGCTTCACCCATTCAGTCCAGGAGATGGCCAAGGCCCTGCTCGGCGCCACCTCGGCGGGGACGGGAGAACCTCCGCCGAGGCGGCGGGCTCGCTGATCGAGTGCGGCTACCACGTGCGCGTCTGGCGCGGCCGCCGCTGGACCAGGACGGACCTGGTGAGCACGCGACGGCGCAACTACCTCTGCACCGGCACGCCGTGATCTATTTCTTGTCCTTCGGCGGAGCGGCGTGTTTGCCCCGGCTCTCCTGATGCTGGCTGGCGTTGGAGCCCTCTTTGGTCTCGTCCGGCTTGTCCTTGGGGCTGTGTGGCTTCTCGTGCCGGCCCACGCGACCTCCTCTTGCCTGGCTCGAATGCTTAGCGTGACCGCAAGATTACAGTCAGCATGGCCGGGTGGCGAATTGCGTCACGAACAGGCGCCGAGGCCGGCCGCTTACGGGCTCGGGCGTTGGGCCGGGAGCGTACCGGCCAGTCCTTCGAGGGTCCCGGTGAGCCCCGCCCAGCTCTGCTCGGCGTCCGGCGTGCGGCCGTGCGGCGAGCGGAAATACGCCACGAACTCGGCCACGTCGTCGAGCGCCCATCGCAACCGGTAAAGCTCCAGGGCGGCCGGATCCGGGGTGCGGCCTACGGCGTCGGCGTATCTGGCGAGGTCGGCGGGGTCCTTGGCGACGAGCCACAGGTCGCGCTCGGGGAGGGCCATCCCGACCGTGTCCCAGTCCACGAGCAGCAGCCGCCCGTCCGCCTCCCGCAGCAGGTTGCCGGGGTGCGGCTCGCCGTGGGTGACGACGGGCTCGCCGCCCTTCTCGGCCATCCGGTCCAGCTCCTCCAGACGGCGGCGCAGCGTCACGGCGTGGTCGGCGATCAGAGCCCGGGCAGGCTCGGCGTACGGGCCGCCCAGCCACGGGCGGTCCTTCTCCCTGATGGCGTCCTCCAGCCAGGCCCGTCCCGCCAGATCGACCGGCCGGTCCGGGGTCGAGAGCGGGGGTGGGGTCCGGTGCAGCTCGGCCAGCAGGTCGATGACCCGGCCGCGTTCCTCGGCGGACACCTCGTCGCCGAAGTCGCCGCCGGCGCCGTCCAGGTAGGGGAACACGCTCATGACGTAACGGTGGCGGTCGAGCCTCCGGAGCGTCGTGCCGTCGGCCGCCCGCATCGGCGCGACGACGAAGCCGAGCCCCGCCTGCTCGCTGAGGACCGCCGCTGTCTCCATGGCCTGCTGGAGCCCGTCGTACGGCCTGCGTCGCACGTCCGCGACCGTGACGAACCACCGCCCGTCCGCCACCCAGTGATAGTCCCCGAATCCCACCGGCGCGTAGTCCAGCGCGACGGCGTCGATGCCCCACTCGCGCAGCGCGGGCCGCAGCAGCCCTTCGTCCAGTCCTTCCGGCCGATCTCGCATGCCGATCACGCTATAGGCCCGGGCCGCCCGGCTTCATCTCCATTAAGAGCCCTAGGGCGGCCTGGACGTCGCTCACCACGTGGTCGGGCTCCTCGCAGGGAACCACCCCGCGGTCGATCCAGATCGTCCGCAACCCCGCGGCCCGCCCGCCGGCGACGTCCTTCTCCGGATCGTCCCCGACCATCCATCCGCCCCCGGCCAGCGACCTCCCGCACCGCCTGGCCCCGATCTCGAACAGCCGCACGTCTGGCTTCCGCACCCCCTCCGCCCCGGAGATCGCCCACCCGTCCACCCGCTCGGCCAGCCCCGTACGCCGGATCTTGCCCGTCTGGTTGTCGGCCATCCCGTTGGTCACGATCCCGACCGCCCACCCGGACGCTCGCAGCCGGTCGAGCCCGTCGAGCACGTCGTCGGGGCACGAGACCAGGTGCGGCAGCCGCGCCCGGTAGGAACGCCACAGCTCCTCTGCCGGTTCGGCCAGCCCGAACCGCTCCCGCACCCGTGCGAAGAACACGTCCATGGGCACGGACCCGTCCGCGTCGGTCTCCACCAGCCACGCCGCCGCAGCCGCGCCCAGTCCTCGCTCCCCGGCGAACTCGGCGGCCCACCGTTCGAACGCCGCCAGCCGGTCGATCAGCGTGTTGTCCAGGTCGAAAAGGACGAGCATGATCGCCAGTGTAGGGCGCGGGCGGAGGCCCGCGCCCTCCGCGGGGACGGTTACCGCAGTTCGCGCTTGAGGATCTTGCCCGTGGCCGTCATCGGCAGGCTGTCGCGGAACTCGATGATCCGCGGATACTTGTAGGCCGCCATGTTCTCCTTGGCCCAGGCGATCAGCTCGTCTTCGGTGATCGTGGCGCCCGGCGTGCGGATGACGTACGCCTTGACCTCCTCGCCGAGGGACTCGTGCGCCACCCCCACCACGGCGGCCAGCGACACGGCCTCATGGGTCAGCAGGACCTCTTCGAGCTCTCGAGGGTAGACGTTGAAGCCGCCGCGGATGATCATGTCCTTGGCCCGGTCGATGATGGAGTAGTAGCCGTCCGCGTCCCGGGTCGCGATGTCGCCGGTGCGGAACCAGCCGTCGTTCATGACCTCGGCCGTCGCCTCCGGACGGCCGTAGTAGCCCTTCATGATGTTGTGACCGCGAATGGCGATCTCACCGGGGCCCTCGCCCTCGACGGTCTTCCAGTCACCGTCGATCAGCTTCATCTCCACACCCCAGATCGGGGTGCCGACCGTGCCCGGCTTGGTCGGCCGGCCGAGCTGGTTGAAGCTGGCCACCGGCGAGGTCTCCGACAGCCCGTACCCCTCCAGGATGCCGATGCCGAAAGTCGTCTCGAAGTCCTTGAGCACCTCCACCGGCGACGACGCGCCGCCCGCGACCGCCACGCGCAGCGACCGGGGCACCTCCGCCCCCTCAGCGTGGATCTTGGTGAGCATGCCCCAGTACATCGTGGGCACCCCGGCGAAGAAGGTCACGTTCTCCTTGACCATGAGCGCGAGCGCGTCGCCCGGGTCGAAGCGCGGCATCAGCACGACGGTGGCGCCGCGCAGGAAGCCGGTGTTCATGACCACGGTCTGGCCGAAGGAGTGGAACAGCGGCAGAACCGCCAGATAGGTGTCGCCCTCCTCCTCGCTCCGCGGGAACATCTTGTCGCTGACCATGGCGTTCATCAGCATGTTCTGGTGGCTGAGCTCGGCGCCCTTGGGCTGGCCCGTGGTGCCCGAGGTGTAGAGGATCACCGCGGTGTCGTCGGGCGCCGTCTGCACGGTCTCGAACGTACCGGCCGTCCCGCCGAGTGCCGCCCAGATCGACTCGCCGTACTCGGACTCGGTCGCGAGCGGCGTCGCCGGCAGCACGAAGAAGTGCTCGCATCCCGCCGCCGCCTCGAAGCCGCTCCTGCCGCGCTCGCCCAGTGGCAGCTCCGGCGTGCCCTCGAAGCAGAACAACGCCTTGGCGTCGCTGTCGTCGAGGTGGTAGGCGATCTCACGCGACTGCAGCAGCACGTTCAGCGGCACCACCGTCGCCCCGGCCTTCAGGATGCCGAAGTAGACGAACGGGAAGTACGGCAGGTTCGGGCAGGCCAGCGCGACCTTGTCGCCCTTCTGGATCCCGCGCGCCACCAGGAGGTTCGCGACCTGGTTGGCGATCGTGTCGATCATCGAGTACGGCAGCCGCATGTCGCCGAAGACGATGGCCGTGCCGTCCGGGTTGTTCCTGGCGCTGTCCTCCAGGACGATCGACAGATTCAGCATGACGCCTTCCTCTCTCTAAGCCTGCTTGGGCGCCATCTAAGCAGCCACCTCATACCGGCCGGTAGGTAAACGCAGGTTACAACTGGATATGGACGCGCCCCGCCGTCGGGAGTAAGCAAGGGGTTATGGAGTACGACTACGTGATCGTCGGCGCGGGTTCCGCGGGGTGCGTGCTGGCCAACCGGCTGTCGGCGGATCCGAACGTGTCGGTCGCACTGGTCGAGGCCGGCGGGCAGGACGACAAGCTCGAAATCCGCATGCCCGCGGGCTTCGCCAAGCTGTTCAAGACCGAATACGACTGGAACTACACGACGGCCAAGCAGAGCGAGATGTCCGGCCGGGAGCTCTACTGGCCGCGCGGCCGGGTCATCGGCGGCTCCTCCTCGCTCAACGCCCAGATGTGGGTGCGCGGCTGCCAGCGCGACTACGACGAGTGGCAGGTCCCCGGCTGGTCGTACGACGACGTCCTGCCGTACTTCACCAGGGCCGAGCACCGCGTCGGCAGCAACGGCGGCAACGTCTACGGCACGTCCGGCCCCCTGTACATCTCGGAGCTGCGCAGCCCCAACGTCACCACCGCGGCCTTCCTCAAGGCGTGCGAGGAGCTCGGCTTCGAGCGGCTGGGGGAGCTCAACGGGCGCTCCAACGAGGGCTACAGCCCGACCCCCGTCACCCAGAACCGCGGCCGGCGGTGGAGCGCCGCCGACGCCTACCTGCGGCCGGCGGCCGGGCGGCCCAACCTGACGGTGATCACCGCGGCGACCGTCGACCGGGTGCTGTTCGACGGCAGGCGCGCGATCGGCATCCAGCACGACGGCGGCGCCCAGGTCAAGGCAAGGGCTGAGGTCATCCTGTCGGCGGGGGCGATCGGCTCTCCGCACCTGCTCATGCGCTCCGGCGTGGGCGCGGCCGGCGAGCTGCGCGAGGCCGGGATCGAGGTCGTGCGCGACCTGCCCGAGGTCGGCAAGAACCTGCAGGACCACCTGGCGAGCGGCGTGTACGTCGAGTGCAAGCAGCCGGTCACGCTGACCAAGGCGGAGTCGCTCGGCAACCTGCTGCGTTACCTCGTGCTGCGCTCCGGCATGCTGACCACGAACGTGGGCGAGGCGGTCGCGTTCATCCGCACCTCCGAGGAGGAGCCCGCGCCCGACATCGAGCTGATCTTCGCTCCCGCTCCGTTCATCGACCACGGCCTCACCCCGCCGACCGGCCACGGGCTCACCGTCGGCGTGGTGCTGCTGCAGCCGGAGAGCCGCGGCAGGATCGGGCTGAACGGCGGGGATCTGACGATCGACCCCGGCTACCTGACCGCGGAGGCGGACGTCAAGCGGCTCGTCGCAGGCCTGAAGACGGCCAAGCAGGTGTTCGCCACCGCCGCGATGAAACCGTACGCGGGCGGGCCGATGGCCCCGTACTGGGCGCCGGAGAGCGACGAGGAGCTCGCCCAGTGGGTGCGTGAGCGCGGCGAGACCCTCTACCACCCGGTCGGCACGTGCCGCATGGGCGCCGACGACGCCTCCGTCGTGGACCCCTCCCTGCGGGTGCGCGGCATCGAGGGGCTGCGGGTCGTGGACGCATCGATCATGCCGACGCTCAACCGCGGCCACACCCACGCCCCCGCTATCATGATCGGCGAAAAGGGGGCCGATCTGATCCGTTCCTCTTGACGTAAGTGACCACTTGCAGAAGGCTTGTCTGATATGACGCTGTCCGCGGACCTGGACCTGTCGCAGATCCCGTTCTGGGGGTTGCCGCAGTCCGAGCGTATGGAGGCCTTCCGCAGGCTGAGGCAGATGGACCGCCCGGTCTTCATGCGGGAGCAGATCGTGCCGTTCGTCGGCGGCGGGCCGGGTTTCTACGCCCTCGTCCGCCACGCCGACGTGATCGAGGCCAGCAGGAACGCGGCCGTGTTCAGCAGCGAGCCGTGCTCCAACAGCATCCCTGACATGCCGCGCTGGCTGAGTGTCTACTTCGGCTCGATGATCAACATGGACGACCCGCGGCACGCCCGGTTACGCCGGATCGTGTCGAGGGCGTTCACGCCGCGCATCCTGGCGAAGATGGAGGAGGACCTCGCCAGGGCCGCCGCGGAGATCGTGGACCGGGCGATCGAGGAAGGGCCGCGCGACTTCGTCGCCCAGGTGGCCGCGAAACTCCCCGTACGGGTCATCTGCGACATGATGGGGATCCCGGCGGAATCTCATGACCTGGTGCTCCAGCAGACCAACGTCATCCTGGGCAACATCGACCCCGAATACACCGGCGTCGCCCCCGACCTCACCCGCCGCAACGTCGCCAAGGGCCTGGCCAAGCTGCTGCGCGCCGGATACACGCTCAACCGGCTGGCAGCCCGCCTGGGCGACGAGCGGCGCAAGCGGCCCACGGGCGACCTGGTCAGCCTGCTGGTCAACGGCGAGGAGAGGCTCACCCCGCAACAACTGGGGTCGTTCTTCATCCTGCTCGTGGTGGCGGGCAGCGAGACCACCCGCAACGCGATCGCGCACGGGCTCAAGCTCCTCACCGACCACCCCGACCAGCGCGCGATCCTGCTCGGGAATTTCGAAGGACTCATCGGCACCGCGTGCGACGAGATCATCCGGTACGCGACGCCGGTGATCCAGTTCCGCCGCACGGTGACGCAGGACTACGAGATGAACGGCACCTCATACCGGAAGGGCGACAAGGTGCTGCTCTTCTACAACTCCGCCAACCGCGACGAGGCGGTCTTCTCGGACCCGGACACGTTCGACATCACCCGCGACCCCAACCCGCATGTCGGCTTCGGTGGGCCGGGGCCGCACTACTGCCTGGGCGCGCACCTGGCGCGCAGGGAGATGACCGTGATGTTCCGCGAGCTGTTCACCCGGTTGCCCCGCCTCAGGTCCGCCGGCGAACCCGACTACCTGCTGTCCAACTTCATCAACGGCGTCAAGCACCTGCGTTACACCTTCTGACCGCCTCAGTGATCGACGCTGTCACCGACTCCGGCAGCCCGTCCTCGCCGCGCCAGGCCACGAATTGACGAGCCGGCCCGCGCTGGCCCAACTCGCTCCGGCGTCTGCAGCACGCGCTCGCCGCGGCGGCGCCGCGGACCCTGGACATCACCCGGGCGGCGGCCCTGATCGGGACGATCGGCGATTACGTGCTCGACGCCGTGGCCAAAGAGCCGGCCGAGCAGGAGGCGCGGTGGCGTACGGGGCTGCCGGAGGAGGAGTGGCGGGCCGCGGCCGGCCCCTGAGCGCCACCGGGAGCAGCGCTCCGGCCAGCGCCAGTGCGGCCGCGATGAGCAGCAGCGGGACGACCCCCGAGCGGTACGGCGCCGCCAGCACCGCCACGCCCACGGCCGTACCGACCTGTTTGAGTGTGTTCACGATCCCGGTCGCCATCCCGACCCGGTCCATCGGCGCGGTCAGCCCGACCTGGTTGGCCACGACGTTTCCCGCGCCGAGCCCCAGGCCGCCGAGGAACAACCCGAACATAATCGGAGTCCACGGGTCGGCCGCTGGGACGGCCATGACCAGCAGCGCGACCGCGATGACCGCCGGGCCGACCGCGATCAGCACGCCCATCGGCCACTTGTGCAGCACCCGCCCGATCGCGACGGGCCCGATGACCGCCGCCACGCTGAAGGCCAGGAAACGTGCCCCCGCCTCCGCGGGGCTCGTGCCGAGCGGGCCCTGCACGTACAGCGTGAGGTAGGTGAACGCGCCCAGCAGGGCCGCCAGCATGAGCAGCGTCGTTGCGGAGCCGACCGCGAACACCGGGTTCCTGAACAGCCCGAAATCGATCATCGGATTGGCGGCGCGCCGCTCGACGAGCACGAACACCACCAGCAGCACCAGCCCGGCCACCAGCAAGGCCGGCAGGTCATGGATGAGCGCCGGGATGATCGCGAACAGCGCCGCTGTGATCAGCAGGATGCCGAGCGGGTCGAGATGTCCTCTGCCGCGCGACTCGGCCACCCGCTGGCGCAGCGCCACCAGGACGAACGCGCCGATGGGCAGGTTGATCAGGAAGATGGCCCGCCAGCCGAACACGCCCGTCAGCGCCCCGCCGACCACCGGCCCCAGCGTCATGGCCAACCCCGAGACCGCGCTGAAGATCCCGAGCGCCTTGCCCCGGTCCGGGCCCTCGGGGTAGACGGAGGCGATCAGCGGCGTCGTGGTGCCGTACAACGCGGAGGCGCCCAGACCCTGCACGCCCCTGGCCAGGTCCAGCAAGGGCGCCGTCGGGGCGAGCGCGCAGGCCAGCGAGGCCACGGTGAAGATCGACACGCCGACCACCAGCAACCTGCGCCTGCCGTACCTGTCCGCCAAGACCCCGGCGGGCAGCAGCGCGGCGGCCAGCGTGAGCGCGTAGGCGTCCACCACCCACTGCACCTCGGCCAGGCTCGCGCGCAAGTCGGCGCGTATGGCGGGCAACGCGATCGTCACGGCGGTCAGGTCCACCACCACGAGCACGATCGTCATGGAGGCGAGAGCGAGCACCCATCCCCGTCGCATGCGCGTCTCCTCGTGATGCGGGGGCCCCTTGAATAGTGGTACTCCCAGGACTGACCGAATGCTAGGTTTCGCAGTCATGGAGATCAGGACTATCCACGCCAATGGGGTGGAGTTCGCGTATCTAACCGTCGGTGAAGGGCCGCTCGCGCTGTGCCTGCACGGCTTTCCCGACACCGCGCACACGTGGCGCCACCTGATGCCGGCGCTGGCCGAGCGCGGTTACCGCGCGGTCGCGCCGTTCACGCGCGGTTACGCGCCCACCGAGGTCCCGGCCGACGGCGCGTACGAGGACGCCGCGCTGGTCGCCGACGTCCGTGCCCTGCACGAGGAGCTCGGCGGTGACGCCGACGCGGTCATCATCGGGCACGACTGGGGCGCCTTCCCCGTCTACCCTCTGGCCGGCCGCTTCCGGCGCGCGGTCACGCTCGCGGTGCCGCCGCCCGGGGCGCTGGCCGGCACGTTCCTCGACTACGAGCAGCTCAAGCGCTCGTTCTACATCTTCCTCTTCCAGACCGCGCTGGCGGAGACGGCCGCCGCCGGCCCGGGCTTCCTCGAGAACCTGTGGCGCGACTGGTCCCCGGGGTACGACGCGAGCGAGGACCTGGAGTTCGTACGGCGCAGCATCGGCGCGCCCGCCAACCTGAGCGCGGCCCTCGGCTACTACCGGGCCATGCTGGGCACCACGCCGCGGTCCGGTCGCTACCCCGCCGTCGAGCCCGGGGCGACCGGGCCCGTCCTCTACCTGCACGGTGCCCAGGACGGCTGCCTGGGCGCCGACCTGGTCAAGGACGTGCTCAGCCACCTTCCGGCAGGCTCGCGGGCCGAGCTGGTGGGGGACGTCGGTCACTTCCTCCACCTCGAACGGCCCGCCGAGGTCAACCGCCTGATCCTGGACTGGCTCGGTCCCGTCTCCTGAGCATCACCCGCGGCCCTTGCGCAGGACCGCGATCACCGGGTGCCGGCCCGACAGGCTCACCCGGATCGCCTCCTCCACGGCGAACCCGTGCGGGATCCCGTCGTGGACCAGCGCCACGGCCAGCCCGTCGGCGGCCAGGACCCGCCGCACCTCACGCCACAGCAGGCCGAGGTCCCGGGCGAGCAGCCCCCTCGGCGGCACCTGGCGCCCCCAGGGCGGGTTCACCAGCACGCGCTCGGCGCCGCCGTCGGGTATGGGGATCCGCCCGCCATCCGCCAGACCCCACCCGAACGGCGACCCGACGCCTCCGGCCGCCCTACCGCCCGCAGGTGCCGACTCGCCGCGTCCGGTCGGCCGGCCGCCCGCTGGCGTCGGCTTGCTGGATGGTGGTGCGCTTGCCGGAGGTCGCCCGCCTTCGATGGGCGATCGACTCGTCAGGGCCGCGTGGGCGTTGGCGGCGGCGGCCGAGAGCGCGGCCGGGTCGTGATCGAAGCCCAGCAGCCGCAGGTGCGGCGCGAGCGCGTGCGCCTCGATCAGCGTGGTTCCCGCGCCGCAGCACGGGTCGAGCACCGTGTCCGCGCCCTCCAGTCGCGCCAGCTCCGCCATGGCGGCCGCCACCGGTGGATGGAGCGTGCCCCGAATGGACGCCGTCTTGTACGGCCTGCGATGCAGCGGCCGGTGGGCCGGCCGCAGCGCGATGACGGCCTGCTCGCCCTCGATCGTGACCCGCCACGACATCGCGTCCAGCGGTGGCCGTCCACCCCCACTCCTGGAGTGGTACGGCGCCCGCAGCG includes:
- a CDS encoding alpha/beta fold hydrolase — protein: MEIRTIHANGVEFAYLTVGEGPLALCLHGFPDTAHTWRHLMPALAERGYRAVAPFTRGYAPTEVPADGAYEDAALVADVRALHEELGGDADAVIIGHDWGAFPVYPLAGRFRRAVTLAVPPPGALAGTFLDYEQLKRSFYIFLFQTALAETAAAGPGFLENLWRDWSPGYDASEDLEFVRRSIGAPANLSAALGYYRAMLGTTPRSGRYPAVEPGATGPVLYLHGAQDGCLGADLVKDVLSHLPAGSRAELVGDVGHFLHLERPAEVNRLILDWLGPVS
- a CDS encoding RNA methyltransferase; translated protein: MHTFAVARAVHGIEPLVATEIRRSRLGVVRGVRHREVWFEAADEAGLMGLRMADDVLLAGAVVDGIGPGRTALARLAEAAREVDAARLARLGGAQLGAGAGPAGRGPAGRGLAGRGLEVSASFVGRRNYTRFEIEDAVGAELARALRAPYHSRSGGGRPPLDAMSWRVTIEGEQAVIALRPAHRPLHRRPYKTASIRGTLHPPVAAAMAELARLEGADTVLDPCCGAGTTLIEAHALAPHLRLLGFDHDPAALSAAAANAHAALTSRSPIEGGRPPASAPPSSKPTPAGGRPTGRGESAPAGGRAAGGVGSPFGWGLADGGRIPIPDGGAERVLVNPPWGRQVPPRGLLARDLGLLWREVRRVLAADGLAVALVHDGIPHGFAVEEAIRVSLSGRHPVIAVLRKGRG